DNA sequence from the Streptomyces sp. NBC_01264 genome:
ACGTTCCAGATTCGCGAGGTCCTCGAGCGACTCGTTGCAGCGGGCCAGTGGAAGCCAGGCGACCCGAACATCCTGGTCGTGCTGGACGCCGGATACGACGCTCCGCGCATCGCTCACCTGCTGGCCGGCCTGCCCGTCGAGATCCTGGGACGGATGCGTTCGGACCGGGTGATGTGCCGGCCGGCTCCCACCCGCGAGGAGTTCCACAGGCAGCATCCCGCCGGCGGACGCCCACCGAGGCACGGCGGCGAGTTCGTCTTCGGCCAGCCCGAGACCTGGGGCTCTGAGCATGTCGTGACGGCCACGGACACCCGCCTCTACGGGAATGCGACCGCGCGGGCGTGGGACCGGCTGCACCCCAGGCTGACCCGGCGGGCCGCCTGGCTCGCCCACGGGGCTGAACTGCCCGTGATCGAGGGGACCGTCATCCGCCTGACCGTGGAGAAACTGCCCAGCGGCGGGGTCAACAAGCCGGTCTGGCTGTGGTGGTCGGGCACCGGCGCCACCACCGCGGACGTCGACCGCTGCTGGCAGTCCTTCCTCCGACGATTCGACCTCGAGCACACCTTCCGCCTGTTCAAACAGACCCTCGGCTGGACCAAGCCCCGGCTCCGCAGCTCGGACGCGGCAGACCGCTGGACCTGGATCATCCTGGCCGCACATGCCCGGCTCCGCCTTGCCCGCCCGCTGGCCGCCGACCTCCGCCGGCCGTGGGAGAAGCCAGCGGAACCGAACAGGCTGACACCGGCCCGCGTCCGCAGAGGGTTCAGGAACCTGCACGCGCGGACCGGCACACCAGCCCGTGCACCAAAACCGACCCGCCCGGGCCCCGGCCGACCTCCCGGCTCGAAGAACCAGCGTCCCGCCACCCGCTACGACGTCGGACGCGTCCTCGCCACCGGCGAGCCCTACACCCGACCAGCACACCACAAAATCGGGACCAAACCCCGCCGAACTGGATAAACGACAAGCTAAAGCCCGGGCTTCCCTTCTGCTGTTGAATCCTAGGAACGCCGACACGGCACGCACTTGAACCTCCGCGACGTTCGTTCGGAACCTCAGCGCCATACGAGCGGCTGTCGCCACGGCCTCGGCGGTCACAGTCCCGCAGTATCCGGTTCCGTTGCCCCTCGCCATCGGCGCCGGCCCGGGGACCGGCCCCCTGCGGCCGGCTGGCGGGTCCCCCACCCCCGTGGGGGGACTCCGCTCCAACCGGCGTTGCCGTGCCGCCCGTTCGGTGCGGGGACGGTTGCCACGCTATCGCCGGGGGATGGCCTCCCCCAGGGCCGTACGCGCCAGCAAGGGGACCGAGCGCGCCACGGGGGGACCCTGCGCGCCATGTTGGGGACAGCAGGTCGCCAACGCCCCGGGCGACCTGGTATTTCACGCTGGACTACGCTCTGCCACTGTGGTCTCGCACGCACATCAGGGGACAACCTCCTCCGCCCTCGCCCGTCTGAGCGTCAACGTCGCGCGGCTGGTCGGCATAGGTCCGCACGGATACGCCCACTTGCCGGGCATGGCGCCCCAACACCTCAACGACGACCTGTGCCGTACGCCCGCGGCGACGGCCATCCGGATCGCGGAGCTGACCACGGTCCAGGCACCCTGGACCGAGATGTCCGTACTGCTGGCCCGGGAGTCGGGCATCGGCACCCTCGGGGTCTGGGACTACCTGATCACCTCCGCGCCGACTCCCCTGGAGGGGATCCGCGACGCCGCGGCCTACTTCGCCACCGTCGCCGACCCCCTGACGGACGGCATGCGGATCACCGAGGACGGCGAGCGCGTCACCATCAGCCACCTCAATCGGGCCGACATCGCCCACGAGGCGGCCTGCGGAATCCGCGGCTACGCCCTCGGCCTGTACCAACGCCGGCTCGGCGAGGCCGCGGGGCGGCGCCTCGTCCCGCTGCACGTCTCCCTCGCCGCCAAGGCGCCCGCGCGGCACGAGGTCCTGGTCGAGCTCTACGGCACCCGGCGCATCGAGTTCGAGGCCCCGGCCAGCTCGATCACCTTCCGCGCCGCCGACCTCGACTCCCCGACCCCGCACGCCCAGCCCGGGCTGTCGGCCGTACTCCGCCGGCACGCCGAGCAGAGCCTCGCGAGCGCGGTCCCGCTGCACGACTGGCCGGCCCTCTTCCGTACCGCCCTGGGCTCCGCCCACGACGAGGGGGCGCCGACGCTGTCCTCGGTCGCCCGGCGGATGAGCATCAGCGCGCGCACCCTCCAGCGCCGCCTCGAGGAGCACGGCACGACCTGGAGCGAGGAGGTCGAAACCGTACGGCGGGACCTCATCGCCCGACTGCTCCACGACACCGACCTCAGTGTCGACTCGGTCGCCGCCCGGAGCGGTTACGCGGACGCCCGTGCCCTGCGCCGGGCCGTCAGGCGCTGGTACGGCACGACGCCCGCCGCCCTGCGCCGCGCCGGGCGCGGCGCCAACACTCAGGCCGGGGTGTAGCCGCGGGCCAGGACGTGGTCGTGCGCGAGCCGGATGAAGGCGCGTCCGGCGGCGCTCCGGTAGGCGTTCTCGCGCCCGAGGAGGGCGACGGTGCGAGTGGGCAGGGGCGGTTCGAGGGGGATCCGGGCGAGGTGGGGGTGGTCCTCGGTCACCGCGTCGGGCAGGACGGTCGCGAGGTCGGTGCGCCGGACGATCTCGGTGAGGGTCTGGACCGAGTTGGCCTCCACCACGATGCGCGGCCGTACCCGGTGGGCGGCCAGGTAGCTGTCGATGTGGCCGCGGGTGGCGAAATCGCCACTGAGCAGCGCCAGCTGGCGTTCCGCCAGATCTTCGACGGAGACGACGGGCACGACGACCGGCACGACCGGCACGACGACCGGCACGACGGGCAAGGGCCGGGCCGCCCGTGACCCCTCGGGGACGGGGTGGGCGGCCGTAACGAGACCGAGGGTCTCGGCGTACAGCGGGGTCGCGGTGATGCCGGGCAGGTGCGGGCCGTCGAAGCCGATCCCCAGGTCGAGTTCGTCGGCGAGCAGGGCGGCTTCGATGCGGTCCTGGGCCATGTCCTTGACGTCCAGGGTGATGCCGGGGTGGCGGGCGTGGAGCTCCGCCGCCAGCGGCCCGACGAGGTAGGCGGTGAACGTCGGCGTCACGGCCAGCCGGAGGTGCCCCCGGGAAAGATCGGCGACGTCGTGGACGGCACGTTCGGCGGCGGCGAGGTCGCGCAGGGCCCGGCGGGCGTGGTGGACGTAGGTTTCGCCGGCGTCGGTGAGGCGGACGCCGCCGCGGCCGGTGCGGTCCAGGAGCTGCACGCCGATGGTGCTTTCGAGCTGCTTGACCTGCTGGGACAGGGTCGGCTGGGAGATCCGCAGCTCTTCGGCGGCGCGGGTGAAGCTGGCGTGTTCGGCGACGGCGAGCAGGTAGCGCAGATGACGGAGTTCCAGGGCCATGAGATCGAGTATAGATCGCATCTATAGGAGACATGGGTCATGCGTCTTGGACGCTATAGGTGCAGCTCGTGCATGGTGGATCTCGTCGGCCCCACGGGTCGGCAGTCATCGAAGGGAGTGACCATGCACGACCTCATCGAGGGCGTCGCCCAGTTCCGGCGTGAGGTCTACCCGGGCAAGGCGGAGCTCTTCGCCCGGCTCGCGACGGACCACCGCCCGCGCACCCTGTTCATCAGCTGCTCCGATGCCCGTGTGGTGCCGGAGCTGATCACCCAGAGCGAGCCGGGCGAGCTGTTCGTCATCCGCACCGCGGGCAACCTCGTCCCCGCCCACGCCCCCGGCACGGACGGGGTGGCGGCCAGCATCGAGTACGCCGTCACGGTCCTGGGCGTGAGCGACATCGTGGTGTGCGGGCACTCCGCCTGCGGCGCGATGACCGCCCTGGCCGAACGCCACGATCTCAGCGCCGCACCCGCGGTCGCCGGCTGGCTGCGCCACGCGGACGCCTCGCTCGCCCGTACCGGCGACGGGGAGGACCCGCGAAGGGTCGAGGCCCTGGTACGGGAGAACGTGCGCGCACAGCTGGCGAACCTGGCCACCCATCCCTCGGTGGCCCGCGCCCTGGCCGCGGGGTCGGTGACCCTGCGCGGCTGGGTCTACGACATCCGGGCCGGAGGGGTCGAGGAACTCGGCTCCTCCCGGCCGGCCTCCCCCACGGTCTGACCGCCGCCACCGCTCGGGTCCCCGACCCTCATCCCCCACCCCATGCGCCGCTCACCCCTCCCCCCGGTGAGCGGTACACCCGAAAGGAAGCCCTCTCATGGTGCACGCCCAGTTCGACAACACCGCCCGGCAGGCCCTGGCCGTCAAGGCCGTGGACGCCAAGATCCGCGAGGACCTGACCTGGCAGCGGATCGCCGACGCCGCGGGCCTCTCGGTCGCCTTCGTCACCGCGGCCGTGCTCGGCCAGCACCCGCTGCCCCGGGCCTCGGCCGAGGCCGTGGCCGCCCTGCTGGGCCTGGACGCCGACGACGCGGTGCTGCTGCAGACCATCCCGACCCGCGGCTCGGTGCCCGGCGGCGCCCCCACCGACCCGACGATCTACCGCTTCTACGAGATGCTCCAGGTCTACGGCACCACACTGAAGGCCCTGGTCCACGAGCAGCTCGGCGACGGGATCGTCTCCGCGATCAACTTCAGGCTCGACGTGAAGAAGGTCGCCGACCCCGACGGCGGCGAGCGCGCGGTCATCACCCTGGACGGCAAGTACCTGCCGACGAAGCCCTTCTGATCAGCGGTGGAGCCGTCGGCTCCAGTCCTCGGGGAGCCGGTCCGCCGGACCCGGGGCCGGCTGGTCGGACGGGTGGCCGGACGGCGGGGTCAGCTCGGGGCCGGACTCGTACAGCTCGTTCGCCGCGTAGTCCCAGAACCAGTCCTCACCCGGCTCGTAGCTCTGCACCAGGGGATGGCCGGTGGACTTCCAGTGGGCGGTGGCGTGCTGGGCCGGCGAGGAGTCGCAGCAGCCGATGTGACCGCACTGGGCGCAGCGCCGCAGGTGGAACCACCAGCCGCCCGCCTCATCGCATTCGACGCAGCCACTGCCGCTGGGCGGGACGTTCGGGTCGACTCCGTCGATGGCGGTCATGCGGGCTCCTCGGAGGGCTCGGGCTCGGTCTCGGGTTCCGGTGCGGTCAGCGGGAGCAGCACCTGGAAGCGGGTGTCCCCTGGTACGGACTCGACCTGGAGGCTTCCGTGGTGCTTGTTGACGACGATCCGCCAGGAGATGTCCAGGCCGAGACCGGTGCCCTCGCCGACGGGCTTGGTGGTGAAGAAGGGGTCGAAGATACGGCTGCGGATCTCGGCCGGGATGCCGGGCCCCGTGTCGCGGAACTCCACGAGCAGGCGGTCGCCCGACCCTGCCGTGCGGACCGTCAGCGTGCCCTCGCGGCCGGTGCTCGCGATGGCGAAGACGGCGTTGTCGATGAGGTTGGTCCACACCTGGTTGAGTTCCGCCGGGTAGGCCGGTACGTCCGGCACGGAGCGGTCGTACTCCTTGACCACCCGGATCCGGGGGCCGATCTTGCCGGAGAGCATCAGCAGGGTGCTGTCGAGGAGTTCGTGGACGTCGACGACCCGGTACGGGGCGCGGTCGAGCTGCGAGTACTGCTTGGCGGCGTCCACGAGGTGGGAGATGCGGGTGGTGGAGTCGTCGATCTCGTCCATCAACAGCTCTGTCTCCACCGTGTAGTTGAGCCAGCCGATGGCGCTCGGCAGGAGATCCTCGGCCACGCTCGCCGCGACCTGCTCCAGCCAGTCCATGTCCAGGCCGGCCTGGACGAAGACCGGCGCGATCCGCCAGCCCTCGGGGATTCCGTGGTCCTCCAGCCAGTCGGCGAGTTCGTCCTCCCGGTCGGATGCCTCCAGGGGGCTCAGCACCGGGGCCTTGGCCACCCGTTCGACGGTGCGTTCCTGGATCTCGATGAGTTCGGCGATCGCCTCGCGCGGATAGTTGCCCTGGGAGATGTGGGCCAGCTTGTGCCGCATCTTGCCCACGCGTTCGCGCAGGGTGGCGGTGGCGCGGACGGCCGCCGCGGCCGGGTTGTTGAGCTCGTGGGTGAGACCGGCGGACAAGGAGCCCAGGGCGAGGAGGCGTTCGCGCTGGCCGATGACCTGCTGGGTGCTCCTGGCGCCGAAGAAGAGCCCCTCCAGCAGGTGCGCGGCCATCGGGAACCATTCCCGCATGACGTCCGAGAAGGACTGCGCGGGCAGGACGAAGAACCGCGTCGGCTCGGTCACCCGCATCGAGTTGTTGTACGTCTGCGGGACCTGGTCGCCCAGGTAGGCCTGCATGGCTCCCGCGTACACCCCGCGCTGGGAGGTCCGGCCGACCTCCACCTCGTCGCCGCCGACCCGGCGGGACAGGACGACGGTGCCCTCGATCATCACGTAGAAGCAGGTCGCGGGGGCGCCCTCGGTGTACACGGGGCCGGTGTCGAACCGCTCCACGCGCCCTTCGGCGCACAACCGCCCGAGCTGCTCCGGGGTGAGCTTCTCGAACAGGAAGAGCGAGGCGATCTCCTGCGGGGAACACGGCATCGTCTGCCCGCTCACGACTCCTCCAGGTACCGGTGTACGAGCATCACGGCCATGGCTCCCTCTCCGACGGCGGACGCGACCCGCTTCGCCGACCGGGCGCGCGCGTCGCCCGCCACGAACACGCCGGGCACGCTGGTCTCCAGGTGGTAGGGCGGCCGGTCCAGCTCCCACTCGGCGGGCGGCCTGCCGTCCGGGGTGAGGTCCGGCCCGGCCAGGATGAAGCCGTGGTCGTCGCGCAGCACCGTACCGCCCAGCCAGTCGGTGAGCGGGGCCGCGCCGATGAAGACGAACATCCACTGCGTGTCGACGAGTTCGGTCGCTCCGGTGTCCACGTCGCGCAGCGTGAGCTGCTCCAGGTGGCCTTCGCCGTGCGCCGATTCGACGGTGGTGCGGGTGCGCACCGTGATGTTGGGCATCTCCTCGATCTGCTGTATCAGGTAGTACGACATGGAGGCGGCGAGAGACGCCCCGCGCACCAGGAGCGTCACCGATTTCGCGCCGCGGGCGAGGTACATGGCCGCCTGTCCGGCGGAGTTGGCGCCGCCCACGATGTACACGTCCTGTTCCAGGCAGGAGGTGGCCTCGGTGAGCGAGGAGCCGTAGTACACCCCGCGGCCGGTGAGGCCGTCACAGCCCGGAGCAAGGAGCTGGCGGTAGGAGACGCCGGTCGCCAGGATGATGCTCCGCGCGCCGATCGCCGAGCCGTCGGAGAAGCGGACGACGCGCGCCGCGCCGTTCACTTCCAGTCCGGTGACCTCGCGTGCGGTGAGGATCTCGGCTCCGAAGCGGCCCGCCTGTCGGCGGGCCCGTTCGGTGAGCTGTGCGCCGGACACCCCGTCCGGGAAGCCGAGGTAGTTCTCGATGCGCGAGCTCTGCCCGGCCTGTCCGCCGGTCGCCGACCGCTCGATCAGTACGGTGCGCAGCCCCTCGGAGGCCCCGTACAGCGCGGAGCCGAGGCCGGCCGGTCCGCCGCCGATCACGACGAGGTCGTAGAAGTCGGCGGTCGGCGTGGTCGCGAGCCCCACGTGGGCGGCGAGGTCGGGCGCGTCCGGCTCGATCAGTACGGTGCCCCCGGGGGTGATCACCACGGGCAGCCGCTGTCCGTCGGCCCCGGCCGCCCGCAGGAGGCGCTGCCCCTCGGGCTCCTCGCAGGAGTACCAGCGGTACGGCACCTGGTTGCGGGCCAGGAACTCCCGCACGCTCGACGAGGGGGCTGACCAGCGGTGTCCGACCACCTTGGTGGCGGGCACGGGCCGGTGGTCCCCGGTGCGCCAGGCGGTGATGAGGTCGTCGACGACCGGGTACAGCTTCTCCTCGGGCGGGTCCCAGGGTTTGAGGAGGTAGTGGTCGAGGTCGACGACGTTGATCGCGTCGATCGCCGCGTTGGTGTCGGCGTAGGCGGTCAGCAGGACGCGGCGCGCGCCCGGATACACGGTGAGGGCCTGTTCGAGGAACTCGATGCCGTTCATCTGCGGCATGCGGTAATCGGCGAGGATCACCGCCACCAGGTCGCCCCGGAGCTTCAGCTCGCGCAGCGCCTCCAGGGCGGATCCGCCGGACTCGGCGCGCACGATCCGGTACCCGGAACCGTAGCGCCGCCGCAGGTCGCGGGCGATGGCACGGGACACTCCCGGATCGTCGTCCACGGTCAGGATGACGGTCCTCGCCGACTCGGCGGCCTCTGTCATGGCTCTCCCACCCCGAGCGGCCTGGACTGGCGGCGTCGCGGCGAGCCGCCCCCACCCGGTTCCCGTCCATCCTAGGGTCGATCGTCCGGGTCCGCGCGGACGGGAGTCCGGGGCCGTACCGACGGGAGCGGTACCCACGGGAATCCGGGGCCGCCCGGACCCGGGCGGAAATTCCGTACCCCCGCGGCGGGAAGTGGATCAGACTCCTCCCATGGCTGACATGGCGGCGTTCGGGAATACGGTGACCGAGTGGGCGGCCGGTGACGCCGCCGGCACGGGTGGCACGGGGAAGGCGGCGGGCGCGGCGGACGCGGCGCGCGAGCTCGCCGCGCGGCTGCCCGTACGGACCGTCGTACTGCTCGAAGGAGCGAGCGACGCGGAAGCCGTCGACGCCCTGGCCGCGATGCGGGGCCGGAACCTGGCCGCCGAAGGGATCTGCGTCCTGCCCATGGGCGGAGCGATGAGCGTCGCCCGGTTCGCGGGGTTCCTCGGACCGCGGGGGCTGGGGCTGCGCCTCACGGGCCTGTGCGACGAGAGGGAGCGAGACTTCTTCGCGCGCGGCTGGGTACGGGCCGGCGCCGAGCCCCAGGGGTTCTTCGTCTGCGCGGCGGACCTGGAGGACGAGCTCATCCGCGCGCTGGGCGTGCCCAGGGTGGAGGAGCTCGTCCGGGAGGAGGGGGACCACCGCGCCCTGCGGACCTTCCTGCGCCAGCCCGCGCAGCAGGGCCGCACGGCGCAGCAGCAGGTGCGGCGCTTCCTGGGCACGAAGAAGGGGCGCAAGATCCGCTACGGCCGGGTCCTCGTCGAAGCCCTCGGCACCGGCCGGGTACCGGAGCCGCTCGACGACCTGTTCGCGAGCCTGTGACCCCGCGCCGCCCGCGGGCGGCGCGGGCGGGTCAGCGCAGCTGCTCCAGGAGGAACGCGGCGGCGTCCTCGCAGGACACGTTTCAGCGGCTCGGGCGTGGAGGCGATCACGGCGGGATCGTACAGAGGCAGGTGCCGCCGAGGCCGGGGTCAGCGCATCTTGAGCACGTGTTCGGGGGCGAGGGCGGCGGAGATGCGTTCGGCTATGGTCTGGGCCGAGTTGCCGGCGGGGCTCTTGGGGCCCTGGGTCACGGTCACGGAGATGGCGAGCTTCTCCGCCGGCAGGTAGGCCTGGATGGCGGCGTAGCCGGAGAAGGACGGGTTCGTCAGGATCCAGTCGTCGACGACGATCACGCCCAGGCCGAAGTGGTGGGCCTGCGTGTTGGTCAGGAGACAGACGGTGTCCGGGCAGGAGGCCGTGGGGTGGCCGAGGCCGATGGTGCCGGGGTCGAGCTGGGTCTTGAAGGACTGCGCGGACAGCAGCTTCCCGGTGCCGACGCCGCGCGCGGACCGGTCGAGGTCGCAGATGTTCTGGACGAGGACCGCACCGGGAGTGGTGGTCCACGAGGGGTTCCAGAAGGTGGACTCCTCGTAGGTGCCGCGCTCGGAGGTGAAGGCGTGCAGGACCGGTTCCGGGATCTGCGGGGTGGACTGGTTGCTGGTCCCGCTCAGCCCGAGCGGTCCGTAGACACGCTCCTTGAGCAGCTGGTCCAGCGGGAGGCCGCTGATCTTCTCCAGTGCCTCGCCGAGCAGGTTGAAGTTGGCGTGCGAGTAGCTCCAGTTGGTGCCCGGCTCGTAGAGCAGCGGTTTGTCCGTCGCGATGCCGATGACCTCGGCCGGGGTCCAGTCGCGGAACGGCTTGGCCTCCAACTCGGCCAGGAACGCGGGGTCGGTGACGTAGTCGTGCAGTCCGGAGGTGGAACTGCCCAGCATGCGCAGGGTGATCTCCGCACCGTGCGGCACGTGCGACAGCCAGCGTGACACCGGATCGTCGAGGGAGGCCTTGCCCTCGTCGACGAGTTGGAGCAGTACGACGCCCATGTAGACGATGGCGACGGAGCCGGTACGGAATTTCATGGACGGCTCTGCCGGTACGCCCGTCATCGACTCCCCGAGGGCGCTGGTGAGCACCTCGCGGCCGTCGGAGGAGACGCGCAGCACCACGGAGTTCAGGCCGAACTCCCGCTGGGCCTCCTGCGCGATGGTGAGCACCTTCAGCGCGTCGCCCCGGGCGGGGCCCGGAGAGTTGACGCAGGCCCCGGCGGGCGCGGCGACCGGCTCCAGGCCCGCGGCCGTCCCCGCCGGAAGGGCCGCGCCCATCAGACCGGCGATGCACAGCAAGACCGTACGAGTACGCCTCACGCTGCCCAGTATGGCGGCGGCCGGAGTGCGCCGCACGCGGTGCGACGCGGCGTGGCCGGGCGCAGGGGCTTGCACGGGGAGAGGGTCCGGGGGTGCTCTCCTGATACTCGGAAAACGTCAGAATGTGCCGGAAGGTCGACGTCACCGACCGGGTGGCGATCGAGGCCGCGGTCCGCGACGGCGAGGAACGGTTCGGCCCCGTGGACGGCCTGGTGAACAACGCCGGCTCCATGCTGCTCGGCCGGATCGCGGACCAGCCCGTGGAGGAGTGGGAGCGCATGATCGATCTGAACGTCAAGGGGGTGCTCTACGCCACCCGGGCCGTCCTGCCCGGCATGATCGCCCGGGGCGGGGGCACGATCGTCAACGTCAGCTCGGTGGCCGGACGCAAGACCTTTCCGCACCACGTCGCCTACGTGGGCACGAAATTCGCCGTGCACGCCATGTCGGAGAACCTCCGCGAGGAAGTGGCCTCCTCCGGCGTGCGCGTGGTCACCATCGCCCCGGGGGCCGTGGAGACCGAGCTGCTCTCCCACACCAGCGACGAGCGGATCAAGAGCGACTACGAGGCCTGGAAGAAGTCCGCGGGCGGGGCCCTGGATCCCCGCGCCGTGGCCGAGGCCGTCGCCTACGCCTACCGGCAGCCGCCGAACGTGACCATCCGCGAGATCGTCCTCGCCTCGACGGGCCAGGAGGCCTGACTCCAGCACGCGACAGCCGCGCGCGTACCGACTCCAGCACGCCCAGCCGGCCCAGCCCCGCCGGCACCACCCCGCCGGCCCCACTCGGCCTCCCCACCCGGCCTCCCCACCCGGCCGCCCCGACCGGCCGCCCCTTCCGCTCCCGCGCCCGCCCGCGCTCCGGCTCCGCCTCACGCTCTCTCGCGGCCGTGGCGGGAGCCGGGACGGCCCCCGCGGTCGGGGCGGCCCCGGCCCGCTCCGGACGCCGCGCAGCAGCGAACTCCCCTTCGCGCGGGTCCGGTTCGGCCCGGGTCCCGACCCGGCCGACCGCGTCGGGACTCCGCGCGATGAACCCCCGCGCCACCCGCCGGGCAACCTGGACGAGCTCGGACGAAGCGGGCGGACGTTCCCCCGCAGCCACGCATGACGGTCATTCAGATCGCGGTAAGTGCCCCCTGGGGACTTCCAGAGCCATGTGATGTGTGCCATGTTACATCGCACACTGCATAGCCGTGTACACGACAGAGTTGAAATCCCCACCAACTCCCGTCGACGTCACGGTCCGTCCACTCCTATCCGCCGCGTTGCCAGCGCGGCCGCAGACCGGCTCGGAGGCCCACCCCTCATGCGAAGTTCCCCCACCACGAAGGGCCGCGCCCGGCCCCTCATAGCCGCCCTGGCCTGCTGTCTGGGCGTGACGCTGCTCGCCCCCGCCGGGCAGGCCTTCGCGCGCGACCCGAAGCCCGCCGCGCCCGCTCCGGCCCTCAGGGCCGGCGCCGCCCCGCAGCCCTCGACCCCGGCCGCCGCGGCCGCCTCGCTCAGGGCCGAGCACGCCGCCCGGCCGGACGCGGACCTGTCCGAGCGCGCCCCGCTCCGGGCCACCAAGGACGCCGCACGCACCGAACAGAAGGCGTCCAAGGCCACGTTGGCCCCCGGCGCCGCTGCCGCCGCCGAGGCCGCGGCGGCCTGCAACGTCGCGGACTTCACCTCGAAGACCGGGGCCGCGCTGGTCCAGCAGATCAAGGCCTCCGAGATGGACTGCGTGAACTCGCTGTTCCTGCTCAAGGGCAACGACGCCCAGGCCGCCTTCCGCGAGGCCCAGATGGTCTCGGTGGCCGACGCCCTGCGCACCGTCTCCGCCACCTACCCGGGCGACAACAGCACCAAGACCGGTCAGCTCGTCCTCTTCCTGCGCGCCGGGTACTACGTGCAGTGGTACAACGAGTCCACCGTCGGCACCTACGGACCCGCTCTCAAGAGCTCGATCCGGGGCGCCCTGGACACCTTCTTCGCCGCCCCGCGCGCGGCCGACGTGACCGAGGCCAACGGCTCGACGCTGGCCGAGTCGGTCATCCTGATCGACAGCGCGCAGGAGAACGC
Encoded proteins:
- a CDS encoding serine hydrolase domain-containing protein, yielding MRRTRTVLLCIAGLMGAALPAGTAAGLEPVAAPAGACVNSPGPARGDALKVLTIAQEAQREFGLNSVVLRVSSDGREVLTSALGESMTGVPAEPSMKFRTGSVAIVYMGVVLLQLVDEGKASLDDPVSRWLSHVPHGAEITLRMLGSSTSGLHDYVTDPAFLAELEAKPFRDWTPAEVIGIATDKPLLYEPGTNWSYSHANFNLLGEALEKISGLPLDQLLKERVYGPLGLSGTSNQSTPQIPEPVLHAFTSERGTYEESTFWNPSWTTTPGAVLVQNICDLDRSARGVGTGKLLSAQSFKTQLDPGTIGLGHPTASCPDTVCLLTNTQAHHFGLGVIVVDDWILTNPSFSGYAAIQAYLPAEKLAISVTVTQGPKSPAGNSAQTIAERISAALAPEHVLKMR
- a CDS encoding SDR family oxidoreductase, producing the protein MCRKVDVTDRVAIEAAVRDGEERFGPVDGLVNNAGSMLLGRIADQPVEEWERMIDLNVKGVLYATRAVLPGMIARGGGTIVNVSSVAGRKTFPHHVAYVGTKFAVHAMSENLREEVASSGVRVVTIAPGAVETELLSHTSDERIKSDYEAWKKSAGGALDPRAVAEAVAYAYRQPPNVTIREIVLASTGQEA